One part of the Gemmatimonadaceae bacterium genome encodes these proteins:
- the mug gene encoding G/U mismatch-specific DNA glycosylase, which translates to MTTPKDSAPWRPTAEEVRGAAGLTVRDLIAPGLSILFCGINPGLYSGATGLHFARPGNRFWPALHAGGFTERVLAPWEEHVLLESGYGVTALVRRATATAAELSDEEFVAGRRALERKVRHYKPRWVAVLGLGAYRTAFGRPRAIVGQQPERIGPAGLWVLPNPSGLNANHQLPVLATMFRELRVVAMEP; encoded by the coding sequence ATGACTACTCCCAAAGACTCAGCGCCATGGCGGCCGACAGCAGAAGAGGTCCGCGGGGCGGCCGGGCTGACTGTCCGCGATCTTATCGCGCCAGGCCTCTCGATACTTTTCTGCGGGATCAACCCCGGCCTGTACTCCGGTGCGACGGGGTTGCATTTCGCGCGTCCCGGAAATCGCTTTTGGCCGGCGCTTCATGCCGGAGGGTTCACAGAGCGCGTTCTGGCTCCCTGGGAAGAGCACGTGTTGCTCGAATCAGGATACGGCGTAACGGCACTCGTTCGACGGGCAACCGCCACTGCTGCCGAGCTGAGCGATGAAGAATTCGTCGCGGGACGTCGAGCGCTCGAGCGAAAAGTGCGACACTACAAGCCGCGATGGGTTGCCGTGCTCGGGCTCGGCGCCTACCGCACGGCGTTCGGTCGACCGCGTGCGATCGTCGGCCAGCAGCCGGAGCGGATTGGTCCTGCCGGCCTCTGGGTCCTGCCTAACCCGAGCGGGCTCAACGCGAACCATCAGCTCCCCGTTCTGGCGACGATGTTCCGGGAGCTCCGCGTCGTCGCGATGGAGCCCTGA
- a CDS encoding multicopper oxidase family protein, with translation MTRMHRLLAVLASTLPLTGIGAQAHDNRLVVAGVAPSAALSAPPVLENISSVPHTVEVTITAAPARLSLVPGKQSDAFAYNGQVPGPTLEIHEGDKVIIHFRNNLPVPTTIHWHGLHIPVTADGSPFYPVAPGGTYDYVFTIQRGSAGTYWYHPHPHHDTGYQVGKGLYGAIIVRAADDPLPASLTEKLLILSDNRFLADGSIDFPQPQSAQGAVDRENGREGNVLFINGQVNPTISIRSGEVQRWRVINASASRVYRLALPGHTFLHVGSDGGLFERPIEVKEILIVNSERAELLVRGTGSPGSVSFLQTLPYDRYIPQTRPPDWNEPLNLLAVRYTKKSPVTAVRIPKRLRPIPPLDPAKATATRVMVLTQHLINGKSMDMNRVDVSARLGATEIWEIENLVGMDHPFHLHGFQFQVLDRNGVPEKYRSWKDVVNVPKHETARFIVRLDGYPGKWMFHCHILDHEDHGMMGVLEVK, from the coding sequence ATGACCCGCATGCACAGGCTGCTGGCGGTTCTCGCATCGACGCTCCCTCTAACCGGCATAGGAGCACAGGCTCACGACAACCGGCTCGTGGTAGCCGGTGTCGCCCCGTCGGCTGCCCTCTCTGCTCCTCCGGTTCTCGAGAACATTTCCTCGGTGCCGCACACCGTGGAGGTGACGATAACCGCCGCGCCGGCGCGGCTCTCGCTTGTACCCGGCAAACAGAGTGACGCGTTTGCCTACAACGGCCAGGTACCGGGCCCAACACTCGAGATACATGAGGGCGACAAGGTCATCATCCATTTCCGGAACAACCTGCCCGTTCCGACAACGATCCACTGGCACGGCCTCCATATCCCGGTTACTGCCGACGGCAGTCCCTTCTATCCTGTCGCGCCGGGTGGGACGTACGACTACGTATTTACCATTCAGCGAGGCTCCGCCGGCACCTACTGGTATCACCCCCATCCCCACCATGATACCGGCTACCAGGTCGGCAAAGGTCTCTACGGGGCGATCATCGTCCGCGCCGCCGATGATCCGTTGCCAGCTTCTCTGACGGAAAAGCTGCTGATTCTCTCAGACAACCGCTTCCTCGCGGACGGATCGATAGACTTCCCGCAGCCGCAATCGGCGCAGGGTGCCGTCGATCGCGAAAACGGGCGGGAGGGCAACGTCCTTTTCATCAACGGTCAGGTGAATCCGACTATCAGCATCCGCAGCGGGGAGGTGCAGCGATGGAGAGTGATCAACGCCTCGGCCTCCCGAGTCTACAGACTGGCGCTCCCGGGTCACACGTTCCTGCACGTCGGGAGCGACGGCGGCCTGTTCGAGCGGCCGATTGAAGTGAAGGAGATTCTCATCGTCAACAGCGAGCGGGCAGAGCTACTCGTGCGCGGCACAGGTTCCCCGGGCAGCGTGAGCTTCCTCCAGACACTGCCGTACGACCGCTACATACCGCAGACCCGGCCCCCCGACTGGAACGAACCGCTGAACCTGCTGGCCGTGCGTTACACGAAGAAATCGCCGGTGACCGCGGTCAGGATACCCAAGAGACTGCGCCCGATCCCGCCTCTCGATCCCGCCAAAGCGACTGCCACGCGCGTGATGGTGCTGACCCAGCATCTCATCAATGGCAAGTCGATGGACATGAATCGCGTTGACGTCAGTGCGCGGCTCGGGGCGACGGAAATCTGGGAGATCGAAAACCTGGTGGGGATGGACCATCCATTCCACCTGCACGGTTTTCAGTTCCAGGTGCTGGACCGCAACGGCGTGCCGGAGAAATACCGGAGCTGGAAGGACGTGGTCAATGTGCCGAAGCACGAGACGGCGCGGTTCATCGTGCGCCTTGACGGCTATCCAGGAAAGTGGATGTTTCACTGCCACATCCTGGACCATGAGGACCACGGTATGATGGGTGTGCTCGAAGTCAAATGA